The sequence TACTACAGCAAATTacaagacaaatatttttgtcactAACATcctccattttttcttctgaagcttcAAAGTATCCTCCTGGACAACTGGAGTAGATTAGGACCTACTTACAAGAACAGTCAGACACCTGACCAATCCATACAAtttgctgcatttcagaaaggtGAAGATGTGTACACCTCAGAAACACCTCAGACTGATGTCTCAGAAGACACTGAGCCAGAATTTCAGGGAACGCCTTCAGTACAGAGCTATACATCATAGCACTTTACCTAAGAATTTACACTAGTAATGCACAGTTCCTACCTACAGCCAACTACAACCCTACCTCTCTACAGATGAGTTCAACAAAATAATCAGACACTGCATTCCTATAAAGCATCAAAGAAACATCCACACCACTTCACAAAGCATGTGATTTGTACGTATGCATTGCTTTTCTCATACTGACAATAGAACAGGTAAAGAAATGCTGTTCATTTAGTAAGAGATAACCAAAAGGAACACCTGAAGCCATTTGTTTGGTTCATATTTTGAATATCCAATGCATTTTATACAATGGCTTTTGATACCTAGTGAGGAAGCATCATTTAACAGGGCACAGAACAGACAGCAACTCTATCTCATTACCAGTAattgttaattaaaaagaatctctgagaaacaaacaaaccaaccgACCAAATAGTGGAGATGATATTGGAGGAGTAGCTTAATTTCAAACTTCTGCCTTTATCAGTTACATAGGACTGTTTGAGAACTATGGAAGACTGGACAAGATGTATAGAAAATTCCATCTTGTGAGAACCCAAGTGATGCACTTGGCATATAAAGCCATTAACAAATGCGATTCAGTAGAGATGCAAAACAATGAtatgagaaaacacagaataaaaaaagatatgtGAAAGTAACTGAGATAATTTCCTACATTAGCTAAGCTGACCCAAATTATCATTTACATctggaaaaatatgttttaggGCTTGTTTCACTATTTgcttactttttaaatattctggTCACCTTGCTTTTACTTTACATCACTAAGTAAGCTATGCTGGGGGTgtagaaaagacaaagaagacAGCTCTTTAAGCGTGCAGAGCTGAGAACAGCAATTAACCTAAAACTTACATGCAACTGTTTAGTTCAGTTAAAGCTCAGTGCCAACGAGCAGCGCCAGGCGATTTACATCTAACCATGCACCGAACAGATCAGCCTTCACTCCTATAGCTAGTCGGCCTTACTCTTGCTATACCACGAGAGATTCACTGCTTTAAGGCTACATTATTACTATTTCTAAGCAGACACACATCGCTGCGCTCCCAGAACACGTCAGGCAAGAAGGAAAGCTGTTCTTCCACTTCAAGCTTCCCCTGGCACGAAGCCCCCCGCAGCTCGCCGTGCGTGGAACATCCCCAGGCCTGACCGAggcaggacaggacaggacactCACTGCCGAATCCCTTGGCCTGGCTAAGGAGCGCGTCCGTATCCTCCTGCGGCTCCACCCGCTCCTGGCTCTGCGCGGCCGGCTCCGCGCCcggctcctccacctcctccgCGGGGCTGCTCCCCTCCTCAGCCGCCAGCAGTTTCTCCTCACCTACCCGCTCCAGCCCCAGCCAGCTGCCTAAACCGCGCAACATGACGCAGGGGCGGCAGCGCAGGCGGCTGTTAACGGGCGCTCCGGCTGACAGACCCGACTCTCCGCACGGACTCCCGAACGGCCCGCTCCTTCCGCATACGTCACTTCCGGCCGCAGGGGGGAGGGGCTCTGTCTGAGAAAGGGGCGTGGCCAGGCGGGGCCGCGAGGTGGGAAGAGCGCTGTGCGCGCGCGGGTACCTGCGCGTACGCCCGTTCCCTTTCCCGCGCGGAAGGTAACGCCCCGCCGCCCGCTCCGCGTCCCTCGGCTCCGGAGGAGGGGCCGTTTCTTCCTTTGGGGTTGTGCGAAGTTCTCCGGTGCGTCGCGGATCCGCCCCCGTCCCGCGTAGGGTGCTCGCAGCTTCTGGTACGGGGAGAAAGTCTTTTTTGGGGAGTATCGTGGTGCTTCGATGCTTACGGTAGTTTCTATAAGCGGAGCCGTGCGTTACAAACACGAAAGTTAAAGCTGTCTGCAGGGCGCGCCTCAGCTTGTGGAGCTCTGGAGAAGAAGGGGGAACTTCGTGATTTTAGTGCTtagggagagaaaaggagccGGCTGCCAtttccagcagctcctgtggTTTCCCAACCCACCTGTTGTGTGTTGTTTCTGCTGTGAGCAAGCAGTGGGCTTCCACAGCTGTAGGGAAATGgggaaatctgtgcttctgAAGATAGCAGCTCTCGTTCTGATTTCTGTCAGGGAAGCAGTGGGGTCTGTGAGTCTTGAAGTGACACGTGTTGAAGatcttccatttcttcattcATCATCTTGTTTCTTGCTTTCCGTTACTCTGAAGTTCTGTCATTAGCGTGTTTGCAAGTTGTGAAGGGGAATGGAAAGAAGcttccttcttgttttcttttttcttttacttccacTAGTGTTTGCTGCATGCCTAGCTGTTACCAGCTCACAGTAAATTCCAAGGGTTCTTTTCTTCTGGATTAAATACTTCGTATTTGTCTCCCTTTTGTGCATGCTGGTAAAGAAGTAATACTCTGTTAACTTCCTGCTATTCATTGTAAAAGCATTGATAATAAGCATTGTTACCATCTTGACCTCTGCTAACTGAAGCTCTAGGCCTTATTTATGTTAACTAATAACATCAGAAGAGCAGTTATTCACTCCCTACTGCTTGCTACCAGTGTTTAAAGAACTGTGCCAACTCACATCACATGCTATTGCCTGTTGTTTTGAACAAAATGCATATTTAGGTAAGGAAAAGCTATTCTTGACCCCAAGCCTTTTGCTTTGTGGCATGCTGTGCTATCATTGTTTTAGAATTACCTCAAGGGTTAGCCCCCAGATCTGCCTGAATGTAATCTAAATGCAGTTACAGGTGAGTTCCATTCTTCGTTCACTTATTTCAGATGGGCTGGAGACTTATACTATTGATTTTCACACACAGTGTATATAATGAGCTGTGACTTAAATGTTTGGAGGTATCAGTTCATACATGAAAGctgaagtgaagaaataaagttagttatttttatttaaataaatattgttgGTACTTTTCTGGCGGTTGTAAGGTCAAAAAATTCACTGGCACTTTCTCAAACAATTGAGTGCTACAAGATGAAAGGAATAACTAAGCCAAGGAAATACGACTAAATAGTGCAAGATGGCATAGGTGTGTATCttagatgctttttttcccattcaaaaTCATATGATTGCCCTGGTATGGTATTTGAATCTGTTAGTTTGTagtggattctttttttttaattatctagGCTTTTTgtaaacagactttttttttagaCAGTTTCTGTATATGAATAGCCATTGTTCTGTATGTGAGAATTATGGCATAGCCTTGTGAAACATGGTGTTGCATCCTTTTATCAAAGCTTTGGCAACATAACATACACGAGCAATTgcagaatcgtagaatggtttggggtggaagggaccttaaagatcatctagtttcaaccccctgccacggGGAGGGGGACCTTCCACTaggtcaggttgcccaaagcctcatccagcctgaccttcgacacttccagggatggggcacccacagtttttctgggcagcctgtgccggTCCTTATCacactctgagtaaagaatttccacctAAATGTCTCCTCTTCCATTTAAAACCATCTGCCACTACGGTTCCTGATGAAGAATCCCTCTTCATCTTTCCTTTATGCCCATTTAGGTCCTGGAAGGCTAGTATCAGGTCTTTCTGAAGCCTTCTTCAGGCCGGACAATTTCaactttctcagcctttcttcttaaagagaaagctccagtcctctgataCCTCTTTGGACCTGTTCTTCTAAGAAATATACCTCTTTGTAAAGGCCCCAGAGCTGAACTCAGTACTCCAAGTGGAGTCTTGTGAGGCCAGAGTAGAGGAAGAGAATCACTTCCATCAACCTGCTAGTTACGCTGTCATGCTTTTTGTTCAGATAGTAGTTTTTACCACTACTCATAATTACAGTTACCCCTTTTAAAGggtcatttatttctctttgtagTCTAGGAAGCTAAGACATGGGGAAGTTGACCATATTGAAGGCCATAtgacacagctctgtgctatCCAAGGTTGCAGTTCTGACTTTGTGTGTCATAACTTTGAATGGTTCTCTAAATCTGAAACTTAAAACTGGCATAACATGGCTTTCTTCTAGTACAGCATCAACTTTTACTCTATCTCATGATCTAGGGAAgctagatttttctttttagattttattttctctgtaatttgTTGGAGAATGGGTGGATATGTGAAGAAAAACTTTGAGGCTCATGGTTAATATGCTGTCATGTAAACGTAGATGTTTTGGTTccgtttttcttttttgctcttaTATTCCATTGATGTGTAGGATACGGTAAGACCTTTGAAATACGTGATATGCTGTGAACTAGGGAGGAGAAATCTTCTGAAAAATGTAGTGGGTGATACAAAGATACTGGTACCTATAGGCTGAAGGTTTTGAAGGTAGATCTACTGAAGAGAGAATGTGATTGTTCTGGCTAATGTAGCAAGGAACAGTCTTAGAGCTAACTTctcaaaacacaaatgaaacaattaatttctttaatttaggAAGAATCTAGGGTGAGATTAGTCTTGCTTAACTTGTGGTTCTAAAAGGTGGTTGGCTGTTCCTGTCATGTTAGAGAAGTCAGATGAATTATACCTGCTTTGGTTTCTCTACAGGGCAATGCATCTAATTACTATCTCTGTTTTCTCACCGATTGTGGGGAGGATTTAGACATCAAGCTTAAATAGCAACATATAAGGTGGGAGGGATTCTAAAGTGGTGATTTTGTTGTCTGTTCCTGAAGGTCATTTTGATTCTTTGCATAGAAAGACTATGTTATTCCCTGGGATGAATTTGCATTAATCAAATGTATCTCTTTGTCGTCTTAGATTTCCAGCTCAAAATCTGTGTGCTTGATCTGATTTTTCCAATGAAGTACATCCTTGTAACTGGTGGAGTCATCTCAGGCATTGGCAAAGGGATCATTGCAAGCAGCATTGGCACCATTCTGAAATCATGTGGTCTGCGTGTCACTGCAATCAAAATTGATCCTTACATAAACATAGATGCTGGAACATTTTCACCATATGAACATGGTATGAAGAACAGCGCTGTTCCGTTTTGTagtaaatatttgcatatttaatcacatgttttaaaaacaaccaaccaaacaaaaaagcaatagTATAGTGGTTATTAGTCATTTTATCATCTATTTGGCAATGCAGTCTTGTTCCCTTCGTATTTTCAAGGGTGTTGTCTGCTCTAAGTAAAGAGAGGAGCTGTTGGGAGAAACCTCTGTTAGTAGAGGCTTACTTTCTatgaaattctgctttgttgAGAAAAATTCTAGCTGTGGGCCTTGTTCAGTCTATGCTGTCTTCtgttcaacaacaaaaaaataaaaattggaataGTACAGCAGAACTTATTTGAAGCTATATTGCTGGGCAGTTAGCTGTGAATGCTGCTACCTGGGTATCAGTGTTTTTAGTGTGAGTGTCTTCATGAGAGTTAGTTTAAGCTCTTATTTTAGTTGATGGTCAAGT is a genomic window of Meleagris gallopavo isolate NT-WF06-2002-E0010 breed Aviagen turkey brand Nicholas breeding stock chromosome 1, Turkey_5.1, whole genome shotgun sequence containing:
- the LOC104915244 gene encoding uncharacterized protein LOC104915244; its protein translation is MVTMLIINAFTMNSRKLTEYYFFTSMHKRETNTKYLIQKKRTLGIYCELVTARHAANTSGKLHKLRRALQTALTFVFVTHGSAYRNYRKHRSTTILPKKDFLPVPEAASTLRGTGADPRRTGELRTTPKEETAPPPEPRDAERAAGRYLPRGKGNGRTRRYPRAHSALPTSRPRLATPLSQTEPLPPAAGSDVCGRSGPFGSPCGESGLSAGAPVNSRLRCRPCVMLRGLGSWLGLERVGEEKLLAAEEGSSPAEEVEEPGAEPAAQSQERVEPQEDTDALLSQAKGFGSYLFNFATAATKKISESVAETAQTIKKSVEEGKIDSIIDKVFYFSILDLKYLLAYCCVIWHVIEFL